The following coding sequences lie in one Rutidosis leptorrhynchoides isolate AG116_Rl617_1_P2 chromosome 6, CSIRO_AGI_Rlap_v1, whole genome shotgun sequence genomic window:
- the LOC139854757 gene encoding uncharacterized protein — protein MGMRTNHVPGILKSLPNRPTVNSHHNNWTLPGITYLYDTGSVVDVIYEHCFLQLPQDVRDKVKPPLHSIAGFTSETTWPLGRVNIDVTLGDDHRSRTMQLTYVVVRSQSKYNVILGRMALQELSAIPSTVHGMLKFPTRAGVATLFSDRAQVYADVSQPVFQPAPIKQEGGVVINHTFPEKVIKIGNTLSEETKSALCELLSNNADVFAWQESDMTGVPREVAEHRLNANPSITAVRQKKRGMAPERSAFLHNEV, from the coding sequence ATGGGAATGCGCACCAATCACGTTCCCGGCATTTTGAAAAGTCTGCCTAACAGACCTACCGTTAACAGTCACCACAACAATTGGACGCTGCCGGGTATCACGTATTTATATGATACGGGTAGCGTTGTGGACGTTATCTATGAACATTGTTTTTTGCAGTTACCACAGGACGTAAGGGATAAGGTCAAGCCCCCGTTGCACTCCATTGCGGGATTCACTAGCGAAACAACTTGGCCCTTGGGACGTGTTAATATTGACGTAACGCTAGGAGATGACCACCGATCCCGTACCATGCAATTAACATATGTAGTGGTTCGTAGCCAATCTAAGTATAATGTGATTCTAGGACGGATGGCGCTTCAGGAGTTGAGTGCCATACCTTCTACGGTTCACGGTATGTTGAAGTTCCCCACAAGGGCAGGCGTAGCAACTTTATTTTCAGACCGTGCCCAAGTCTACGCTGATGTCAGTCAACCGGTCTTCCAGCCGGCACCTATTAAGCAAGAGGGTGGTGTCGTAATCAATCATACATTTCCCGAGAAAGTCATTAAGATCGGTAACACCCTTTCGGAGGAAACTAAGAGTGCCCTATGCGAGCTGCTATCTAACAATGCCGATGTTTTTGCTTGGCAAGAGTCAGACATGACAGGAGTTCCAAGGGAGGTAGCTGAACACCGCTTAAATGCAAATCCAAGCATAACGGCGGTACGGCAGAAAAAGAGGGGAATGGCACCGGAACGTAGCGCGTTTCTGCACAACGAGGTGTAA
- the LOC139854758 gene encoding uncharacterized protein: protein MSWNEHVQRRTFLTFSWQVLSKPEISGRMEKWAIELGEHEIRYAPRNAIKGQIMADFMVEFINSGTLTAANETAPYHATWELYTDGASSSDGAGAGLILTSPDGEEHTYALRFAFPVSNNEAEYEALLSGLRIAENMGIKALKVAVDSQLVANQLNGTFEARDPALQKYLKLAEELANKFDYFSIKQVPRSLNKKADSLSKLASLTFGHFAKDVWVEVVDQNPPTWYRWRHQLRR, encoded by the coding sequence ATGTCTTGGAATGAACACGTGCAGCGAAGAACGTTTCTAACTTTTTCATGGCAGGTTTTAAGCAAGCCGGAGATCTCCGGCCGAATGGAAAAATGGGCAATCGAATTGGGAGAACATGAAATCCGTTACGCACCACGTAACGCTATCAAAGGACAAATCATGGCCGATTTCATGGTGGAATTCATCAATTCAGGAACATTAACAGCTGCCAACGAGACGGCACCCTATCACGCCACGTGGGAACTTTACACTGACGGAGCGTCAAGCTCAGACGGGGCCGGTGCCGGCCTGATACTTACCAGCCCAGACGGTGAGGAACACACTTACGCCTTACGTTTCGCTTTCCCTGTTTCTAACAATGAAGCGGAATATGAAGCGCTACTCTCTGGGTTACGTATCGCGGAAAATATGGGCATTAAGGCACTGAAAGTGGCGGTTGATTCACAGCTGGTAGCGAATCAGTTGAACGGAACGTTCGAAGCCAGAGATCCTGCGTTGCAAAAATATTTGAAACTGGCGGAAGAATTAGCCAACAAGTTTGATTATTTTTCAATCAAGCAAGTGCCACGTTCGCTGAACAAGAAAGCTGACTCCCTCAGCAAACTTGCTTCATTGACGTTCGGCCACTTCGCTAAGGACGTATGGGTGGAAGTTGTCGATCAAAATCCACCGACGTGGTACAGGTGGCGGCACCAGTTGAGGAGGTGA
- the LOC139854759 gene encoding uncharacterized protein, with protein sequence MAPYHAMWELYTDRASSSDGAGAGLILTSPDGEEHTYALRFAFPVSNNEAKYEALLSGLRIAENMGIKALKVAVDSQLVANQLNGTFEARDPAMQKYLKLAEELANKFDSFSITQVPRSLNKKADSLSKLSSLAFGHFAKVVWVEVVDQNPPTWYRWRHQLRR encoded by the coding sequence ATGGCACCCTATCACGCCATGTGGGAACTTTACACTGACAGAGCGTCAAGCTCAGACGGGGCTGGTGCCGGCCTGATACTTACCAGCCCAGACGGTGAGGAACACACTTACGCCTTACGTTTCGCTTTCCCTGTTTCTAACAATGAAGCGAAATATGAAGCGCTGCTCTCTGGGTTACGTATCGCGGAAAATATGGGCATTAAGGCACTGAAAGTGGCGGTTGATTCACAGCTGGTAGCGAATCAGTTAAACGGAACGTTCGAAGCCAGAGATCCTGCGATGCAAAAATATTTGAAACTGGCGGAAGAATTAGCCAACAAGTTTGATTCTTTTTCAATCACGCAAGTGCCACGTTCGCTGAACAAGAAAGCTGACTCCCTCAGCAAACTTTCTTCATTGGCGTTCGGCCACTTCGCTAAGGTCGTATGGGTGGAAGTTGTCGATCAAAATCCACCGACGTGGTACAGGTGGCGGCACCAGTTGAGGAGGTGA